The nucleotide sequence tatgattgtttttcaTATAGGCATCAGTACTGTGGAGGAAAAGAGTAACAGCGTTAGCCTCTGAATATCCAGATGTTGAACTATCACATATGTATGTTGATAATGCTGCAATGCAGCTTATCCGTGACCCCAAACAGGTGCTCGTCGCACATATATCAAAACTTATCCGTTGATTAAGCTACTAACATAAGAGTGGACTTATTAGTTCTCACACGGCGTTCTTTTCTTATAAAACATTGCAGTTTGACACAATCGTCACCAATAACATTTTTGGTGATATATTATCTGATGAAGCTTCAATGATCACTGGAAGCATTGGAATGCTTCCATCTGCTAGTCTCAGTGAATCGGTAAgcaaatttatacaaaaatctTTCAAGGTTCCTGAGGTTTATAACCATATCTGAGAATGTTAAACTTGTGACTGTAATCAGGGACCTGGACTCTTTGAACCTATACACGGTTCTGCACCAGATATAGCTGGACAAGACAAGGCAAACCCATTGGCTACTATTCTCAGCGCTGCGATGCTTCTGAAATATGGACTTGGAGAAGAAAAAGCTGCAAAGAGGATTGAAGACGCGGTCATGGATGCTCTGAGCAGAGGGTTCAGAACTGGAGACATCTACTCCCCCGGAAATGTATGTGTTTGCTGACTTCTATTATTTGATTCTATAAGTTagtaaacaatatatatacttaaggGTCTTGTGTTTTGAAAATGCAGAAACTGGTGGGATGCAAAGAAATGGGAGCGGAGGTGCTCAAATCAGTGGACGCCAAAGTTCCAGCTACTGTTTAAGTGTATTCATGATTTGCCAAAAGTGTGTAGGCCTTTGTTTTACGGTTACTTATATGCTAATCCATGTATCAGAAACCGGAATATTCTAGCTtttcaacaaattaataaagaatTATGATTGATTCTGAAATTCAAAGACAAGTTTCTCCAAAAGCTTTTTAACATCCTGCCTCACTTACTACCTTGTTCTTGAATAATGAGAAGTTCtctcaaacaacaaacataatatCTTCAATCAATATTTACATAGTAATAAAAttcaagagaagaaaagaaactataTTCTTACTCGCAAGagtcttacattttttttactgaaaaaCCAAACTTGTAAGactttacattttaaaaaaccgaaaaaactaTATCAATCATTAGATTAGCTAGCCTTGTGTGATTCATGATGAAGTATCAGATTTGCGTTCAGCATCTGCGGCAGACTGCATTTGAGCTGCGTATTGTAAGTTCCATAAAACGTCTTCAAAGGAAGGTCTTGCTGACGGTTCAAGCAAAACGCATTTGTTGGCGATTGAGATCGCAATCGATAAAGACTCCTGTGAGCTTGTTGTTAGGACGGCTGGACTTACTATTTTTTGCCGACCATCTTGGCTCCCAAATGATGTCTGCAAAAAGACAAAAGTTGCAACAACAGCTATTAACTAACATTGTCTCAAGCAAATAACAATGATAaagatttgcttttttttctctttggtaCCATTTCGTTGAGAAGAAAGGCCTCTCCTTTTGTAGTGGGCACTGGTCCTATCAAAGATTCCAGAAGTATGAATCCGAAGTTGTACACATCATCCTCTCTTTTAGCCATTTTTCTGGAAAATCCACAAGTTTGAATGAGTATCTCCTAAATGCCATGTAGTTTTGAAATAGAAGGGCAAAAGATACATACTTTGACTTGTGGGTTTCTGACTTTGTCTGCAAAATGTAGAAGCAGAAGGAAAGCAGTGACTTAGtatcaaagaagagaagacaaaatGGAGATTAATAGAGTCAAAGAAAGCAAACCTCGAGCTTTTCATTCTCTTCAATGATGGCAGAGACTCCATAGTCACTAAGCTTTGCAATCTTGTGTTCGTCAAGCAAAATGTTGTTCGTCTTCAAATGATTTTTGAATGAACCAGGCATTACACCGGTGTGAAGAAAATGAACTGCCTTTGCTATCTCAATAAGAATTGCTAACCGATTTGGCCACGTCAGGATCTTCTCCGAGAAAGaatctacaaataaaaaatattctaacaACATTGAGTTTCCAAGTACAGAGTGTTTAATTTAACATTATGTTTACTACACATGTCAACCTGACCTGATAGATGTGTGCGGTAGCTCCCGTTGGGCATATACTCGTAGACAAGGTAGAGTATGGTCGCTGCAGGATCGTGTTCTCCGCTGGTTTGAGTGCAATGACCCAAGAAGCTAAGGAGATGAGGATGGTTCAGCTTAGACATCCAATCTAAGTGACCTCTGATACTCTGGCTGGAGAATTTCCTTGATAAAACTAGACATCTGATAGCTATGGAACTTCCGTTTTCCAGTGTTCCTCTGTATAGCTGCAAAGAGTGAAAACAAGCAGAGTAAAGCAAATGACTGATGGTGAGATGATCACAAGTATTAATTTTGCGTTAGACAAACCATACCTTTCCAAGGGAGCCTTCTCCTAAGAAACGTGATGAATCAAAATCATCTGTGGCTTCCTTTAACTCTTCAAAAGAAAACGACCGGCATGAGGGCACACCTTGTGCACCTAGCTTTGCTGTTTGAGAGATTAACCCTGCAAGAAGAAATCATACAAGgatatttaaattcatgaaaGACAATTTCTAGCAGACAGAAGGCTACACTTTGAGTCAAAATTACTCACTTGCACTAGCAAGAACTTCAGAGGAGAGACTGGTGTGTGAATTATCTGTCACAACCTTAAGCCGAGTTTGCGGCACTGACTTTTCTCTTGAGCAACAGCAAGAGCAGCGGTTTGTGCATAACAGAAGAAGTCCTAACACAAAAAgcacaagaacaagaacagctCCACCAATTACAGCTACCAAAATCCCAATCTTTCTTCCTTGCAACTGTTTTCCCTCAGTTTCAGTCTCTTCACATAAGAATTCTTGATGCTGATCACGACTACCAATTATGGCCAAGCAGTTTCCACCGAGTTTAACAACTCTCTCGCCGGAAGCTCCTGCTAAGCAACGGGGAGGAGTCCCTATTAATCTGTTATTCGACAAATCCACAAATCCGAGTTTGCCTCCACAGGTCAGATTAAGCGGTAGCTTCCCACTGAGGTTGTTAGATGCCAAGTCTAAGTAACTAATGTTTGgcaaagagaacaagaaccGAGAAGGAGTTCCAGTTAGATGATTAAACGACAAGTCAAGATGCTGAAGCTGAGACAAACTGCCAAAACGTCTAGGAATCTCTCCAGAGAAGGAGTTCTTGCTCAGTAGAACAGTAACTAATCTATTAGGCATCACAGGTAGTTCAGAGTCCAAGTGGTTCTCTCTCAGATCCAGCATATGCAGATGACTTAACTTGCTGAGATCAGGCAACTTACCAGAAATCTCATTGTGTGATAGAGCAAGATTTGTTAGTCTTCCAATTCTGCAAACTGAAGAAGGAAACGGACCTTTGAACCGATTGTTCTTTAAACTAAGAACAGTAAGATTGGTCAAGGAATCCAACGTGTCTGGAACACTGCCGTTGAAGTAATTCCCATCAAGCATCAGACTTTGAAGCAACACCAATCTAGATAAATCAAGAGGGACAGAACCAAAGAGATAATTCGAACTCAAATCCAAGTACTCTAGAGAATTCAACCGATGGATCTTCCCTGGTAACTCACCATAGATACCTAGAGACACTAAGCTAAGAACCCTCAAGCTTGTAAGCCTTGTCAACGTGGTAACAAAAGAATCAATTAAGAATGCTTGAGACAGAGTGTGATTTGGAAGTGAAGACCCATCAAACATACCAAACGGTGGTTTAAAAAGCTTGTCCCCCATGACTTTAAGCTCCGTGACCGAATTGCCTTGACAGGTGATGCTCATGTGAGCAGTTGCAGGGATTACACATAAATCTCCATAGTAACTTCCCCAAGATTCAAGAGCTTTAGGGAATTCCAGATGCTTCCTGAGCTGATACAGGACTTGGGTCTGTGAGTTCTGGAGTTGATGTGTGCTTTGTAAGAACATAACCCATGAAAGAAAGAGCAAAGGTAAGAACTTTGAATGTTCCATCATTCCAGGGgacaaaaagaagatgaagtagcAGAATTAAAACAGAACCCTAGAATTAGAATTAGTGTCAACTCAAGTCAAACTAAGCTCGTGATCCCAGACGCTCCCAAAAGGAAATAATGAGTGTACAATCAAATCCGTGAAAAGAGAGGTcaggagaagaagagtgaagaGAGAGTGAGGACAAATGCAGAAATCAAGGGTTTAGGGAATGTCggtattcttgtgtgtgtgttggattaTTCAACACATAGACGAGAAAGAATCTGGGAAAGctagagagtagagaagaaggTGATAAGAGCATTAATGAATAATGACGAAAGGGTTTGAGAGCAGCATTAATGGCGGCTTTCTGTATTTTACCCTGAGAGGACTTGACAAAATAAGAGATTTCAAAGCatcattttttttgcttcttcttcttcttctttacaacaGAAACAGTAAAATTCAGTAATGTGGGTCAGTCAGAAACAATCACAAAGCAGAAAAAAGGTGCACTCAATTTGATgaaagtttgttcctttttatGAGCAATTgtctttgtaaaataataaaaattttgaatttaaattttggtaTAAACTAAAGTATGATTATTGGTTGTTTAATGTAATGTAAAATGCAAATTGTGACTTTGGTTGACTCCATAGAAGATGCCGTTAACacatgtctcttcttcttcttcttcatcttccccACTTTGTTTATAGTAAGTTTTTAAACATTGGTTTATGTGTGTGATTAGATTCCATGTCATGTTAATTCACCAAACTGCCCTTTCTACTTCTATACCAAATGGTTATATTTATACATGACAAAGCGAAGCTTTTGCTCTACGAAATAGTGTCCGGTAGAAGTAGCTTTCGTTGAAGGACAAATATGCTAATAAATAGTGATATCATTCACAACCGTATAATAGCATATCTAGTTAGGTAACTTTATCAACCATCTGAAAACACCAATCCACATGTTTTGAGACCAAAATGTCTATCAAGACTGGTGGTCTACATTGTGCTTTGTTAAATGTCTATAAGGGCAAGTAAGTATTTTTGTCGCAGGCAAAGGTAGTGATTATGCTTTGTTAAAGTTTCAAGGCCCACATTGCAGGTGTCCCACAGGTCTCAGCGACCGGACCATCATCTTAattaccttctttttttggtctcaCATGCGTCAATATTCTTAAAATATCAACACTGAGATGTTTCTTCACTCTTGTTTAAGAGCAACTGTTAACAacaatttggtatttttataaattgatgACTGTGAATGTATAACCACAATAGTATGTGTTAAAATTTGGCTTATAATACCTATACTTTCGTTAGCATTTACATGGTATTTACTCTTTATAATATTCGACAGTAATATCATAAGCCGAACCTAGTCATCATGATGTTTTAATAAGTCCCAACAAAATAACCTAAACATAAAAGTATGTAATCATCATAGTTGTGAACTTATTTTCTCCtatttatatattcaattaaGCACACCACAAAAGGAACAAAAGGAATAGAACAATGCAAGCTCTAATTTTGATGCTGCTTTAGTATCAACAAGAGACTTACCAAGACAAAATGGGTTAAGACAGATAACGCTTTATAGTAGAAAGATGAGACAAAACATAAGACTCCATAAAATAAGAACGGTAAGAGCATGTGGGACGAACAGACATGGACATTCAGATACTAACACCTGACATTCTGATAACCTTTTTGGGACCATCTCTTGGTTGTGGCTTTGGAGAAAAAACACGCAAAACATCAACATCCCCTtcaccaaaaaccaaacaagtTTCTCTACAACTTGTCTAGAGAACAAAAATGAGATCTCCAAGATAAGAAAATATCagcaaaatttttttataaggatTCTTTAATCCTGAAATCTACACTATCATGTTTTTCTACCGAGACAAACCAGATCAGTGATGCAACAAGAATACACTCAATACAGACAAAACATTAACATGGATTTATGCTGGAATTATTGAGTCTATGTGACTCTGGGTTTTGTTGAGTTTGTTGGCTAATCCCTCGGCTTCTTTGCCTTTTACAAGTTTACAAATTAAGTCATAAAAAGGGACGAACCTTGACACTGTTCATAAGCTATCCTCTGGTTTCTTATCATTTGAGCAAGACTCCAGGTATGAGATCACAAGATCAGCTGCTTTGCAACCTGATGCGATTGATTTCCCAACAGATAGCCCTCCTCGATGATTACCTGTTCATTTTTGTCGTGCACAATAGATAAATAACTGCAATGAATCATCTCAAGACCATAGACTGGCTACATTCATCATCATGGATCATATATTTAATGCTTTCTATCTACAAGACTGAAACTTTTATCGAAGTAACCTGCGTAGAAGAACCCGGGTAGATCTTTCTCCATCTTGTCAACAGCTTCCATGACCGTGTCATAGCTGCTGTCATACAATGGGAATGCTTTCCTCCAGTAGTAATGGCTGCAATTAACATATATTGTTGATATATAAGGGTAATCTCCTTTTTCATACAGTAAAcgataaaatgaaaaaaaaaactccaaatttcACATACTTGACAAACTCAGGTTCACCTTCGACCCCCAAAAGTCGCTGAAGGTCAGAAGTCACAACTTGTTTCAATTCATCTCTACAAATATAGAACCGGAAAAGAGATTTAGAAAGAATCAGATGAAGGATGGGAAAAATGGTATAAATGTCTTAATAATTCGTAGCTTCAAAACGATCGTGCATCACAATTTTAGTGACTTAACATGGTTGAGTTTGTGTTGAAATGCtctgaaaattttaaagcaGTCAGATTTCTTACGTGGAAGCTTTGGCTAGTTCCTGGTTCCTACTCCCACCAATAAAAGTTGTATATAGATGAAGGTCACTAGGGCACCGATCTGGAAACATCATCGAGGAAAAGAGTGTACCTACATATAGAGTATAAAGTGTTGATAATTATAAAAGGAGAAATATATGACTATTGGTTTTAATCATGGCCTAGGACATCAACAACTTACCAAGAGTTCTGAAACCATGTTTTTGCTCCTTAGATGGAATGACTACCCCAAAGCCTTCTAGAGGTCTCTTTACTTTCTCCTTTGTGAATGTGGTGATTATAACCGAGAGGGGCATGTACTTGATCTGAACAATTAACAAGATCAACATCAAGATGCAATTAAGTTGGGATAAAGAGTACATTTAAGAGATAACTAATCATGTGATGAAGTTCTTTGATGTCTcacattaatattttcattatcaGTTATGgattagaaaaatataagacAGCACGAAAGGATGGACTAAATCTAGATGTAGGCCTAATACTCTCAAGCAAAAACTTCTGAAAATTAGACAAGACACAATTACCTCGGGGAGAAAGTTGAGCTGAAAGGGCTGTCCTCCTTTCATAACCTCCATCTCCTTCACATTACACAGAGGAGCCtataatacataaaaaattgTCAGATGAGAGGTTCTCCAAGTTTCATATCACGTCCGGAAAACACTACTAACCGTCATAATTACAGCAT is from Camelina sativa cultivar DH55 chromosome 20, Cs, whole genome shotgun sequence and encodes:
- the LOC104769652 gene encoding probable inactive leucine-rich repeat receptor-like protein kinase At3g03770 — encoded protein: MMEHSKFLPLLFLSWVMFLQSTHQLQNSQTQVLYQLRKHLEFPKALESWGSYYGDLCVIPATAHMSITCQGNSVTELKVMGDKLFKPPFGMFDGSSLPNHTLSQAFLIDSFVTTLTRLTSLRVLSLVSLGIYGELPGKIHRLNSLEYLDLSSNYLFGSVPLDLSRLVLLQSLMLDGNYFNGSVPDTLDSLTNLTVLSLKNNRFKGPFPSSVCRIGRLTNLALSHNEISGKLPDLSKLSHLHMLDLRENHLDSELPVMPNRLVTVLLSKNSFSGEIPRRFGSLSQLQHLDLSFNHLTGTPSRFLFSLPNISYLDLASNNLSGKLPLNLTCGGKLGFVDLSNNRLIGTPPRCLAGASGERVVKLGGNCLAIIGSRDQHQEFLCEETETEGKQLQGRKIGILVAVIGGAVLVLVLFVLGLLLLCTNRCSCCCSREKSVPQTRLKVVTDNSHTSLSSEVLASARLISQTAKLGAQGVPSCRSFSFEELKEATDDFDSSRFLGEGSLGKLYRGTLENGSSIAIRCLVLSRKFSSQSIRGHLDWMSKLNHPHLLSFLGHCTQTSGEHDPAATILYLVYEYMPNGSYRTHLSDSFSEKILTWPNRLAILIEIAKAVHFLHTGVMPGSFKNHLKTNNILLDEHKIAKLSDYGVSAIIEENEKLETKSETHKSKKMAKREDDVYNFGFILLESLIGPVPTTKGEAFLLNEMTSFGSQDGRQKIVSPAVLTTSSQESLSIAISIANKCVLLEPSARPSFEDVLWNLQYAAQMQSAADAERKSDTSS